In the Onychostoma macrolepis isolate SWU-2019 chromosome 08, ASM1243209v1, whole genome shotgun sequence genome, AAAAGTCTTTACCAGGTCTGTAAGATTGGGTTTTGCGATCAGGTGCATTTGGCCCCCGTTTAGATCCGGCACTCATGGGGCGAGGTCTGGTGGGAGGATGGGGTGAAACAGAAGGGGTCCGAGCTCGTACCCAGGCCTGGGGAATGGGAGACTGGGCAGCCAGAAGAGGAAACTGTTTGGGAGTGAGACAAAaccttttgtatattttatataaaggtTAGATTGATCATCTGAAATGGTCTACAGAGGATAATATCATATAATTTCATATCAATTTGAATCTGTGCATTGCAGGTCTCATTTATGATAATTAATTACCATATTTTCTGTGTCTTTGAACTTAAGTCAATAAAAAAATGCTACTGAAAAAATATCAACGAATAGACACAATATCATTTATCTGTTGCAACACATTTTACTGATTTCTCGCTGTCAATGCAGAGCTCATAGGTTGATCCTCCGTAGCCAAAGTGAAGCTGGTCTCCCGGAGAGAGACGCACAGTGGCATTGTGTATCCGGCAGTCATTGACGTAGGTCCCGTGGGCAGAGTTTAAGTCACAGATAACATAGCAGCCGTCTGCTTCACACCAGTCAATAGTAGCGTGACATTCATCCACCCCACTATTCTGAGCAGATGAGATGAGAAACACAATGAATGTGTGAAACACTTGTGTGAATGTCATCTCTAGTGACATGTCTAGTAGGAGTCCATATGGCATAGGCTACTCAGTATAAGATCATCATCTCATCATGATGAATAACTAAAAGTTGAATCAATAACTGAGTACATAATGAGTGGACACACTGGGAAGGAATAAGGCTTAATACCTGTAGACAGAGGTCAGAGTCTTTGTGTCTTCCTACAGTGGTGCTTTTAGGCTGGAGTTTAAATACCCAGTTTAAAGTTTTGAGGAAACCCCTCATTTCAACCTGCTGACAAAATACAAATTGTAATCTGGTAaataataggctatatatagCGCTGAATGTAAGGACACTGACGCTTTCTGTTAAATTGGCAGTCATGTCGCCATATTCGTGTCTTTTTTATAACCTTAAGTGCAAGAAATATAATAGGTACCAGCATATTTATAGATTGCGATGATTTTCTTGACAACTCACCAGTATGAGTTTTCATCTGTCTGAACTGTGTACAACCCGGCTGCTCATAGGCATGTTACTTGCTGTCTACATAGGTTGTGTACAAGTGTCATGGTAACGTCAAGGAACTTGCAAGCACCGCCTTCAACCCACAGCGTGCAGTCCGTTCTGTCTGGGTGAACAGACGTCAATCTCCCGCCGTGGAAACCTGGCTCGCGGCGCgttgtcaaaataaatgaaagaattcAAGTTCTCTATTTAAAATAGGCAGTTTCAGCACTTATTATTTGATCTCgttcaattaaaaaaacttttttcgaGAGGAATTTCTGTCAATAATTTTCTGTCGCCCGAAAGTCAGTGTATTTTGGTGGTGCGCGGTAacacccttacgaaaattaaccgtTTTTACCAGAAATTAAACCAAAAATTCATGCTTAAGCTACTATAGTTAAACTGTGGTTTTGCTATAGTTTAACCATGcatatttgtagtaaaacagtgcttatacaaatggtaatcaatacgcCAAAAAGCATGGTTATTAGACTTTTACTgttgtaaaaccatggttaatttttgtaagggtagtTTTAAACACAATGGGCCTCATTTATCAATCCAACATAGAAACGAGCGCAGATCCGAGAGCACAAATCAATTTACGACAGAGCTCACATGTGATTTATGAAACATTCGTATGCCGCCAATCTCATCGTACGAAAGATCGCACGTTGATAAATGTGGCGGAAGAAAACAATCGTCGTTTGAATATCACGCCCCTAAAGACCGTATATtatggccgtttctcaaacggaaggctgcatcctccggaggtcgcatttgtaggctgcatacgccatcaagcctggtttatttcagttaactgagcattacatttgcgagtcaaaagcatattacaacaatttacacttaactaagaataatggtcaaatttagaACTGTTAATATACTCACAACCGGCGCAACGTCATAGAATGTCTCTGAACAGGTTCACGCCCacttttgggggaaaacaaaccgccATACAGCATCGGATGGAGGAAGTGGACTAACCTTACAATATGCCAAAGAGTTGTTGTGTGGTTGGGTGcaccaataatgtttgtaaaaacccaaatttagcccaggctacctgccaccatcatccatatcttgctgttatggaaatattatgtattacggatgatgctatcgaaagcgaagccaggctagttgtatggctggacagaaaagtgcactcagtactctaaatataaggacataatatatacatttaaagatgtttactttcaaatgaaGTAAAATCATTCACTGGTTTACCTGGTGATTAGATTAGGTATGAGTAAATGTCCGGCAAGACACCTCTGGCCACTGGGTGGGGTTGTTACACCAATTTGACGCTGGGataatgagtttttaaattgCCCAAATTAAGTTTATGGATGTATCTTTCACGCTCTATGGCAGGCAGGGTGGACATATAATTACTTGACATGATTAATCCTAGTGATTACTTAAGTTATTCACGTCTGTCGGCTGTGTATGGACTTTGCTTTTTGCCGCTATTTTGTATTGAAGCCTATGGGAAGTctagtttgttttcccccaaaaaggGGCGGTAACGAAATTGACAGttaagttcccggatgtgccgGTAGTGCGTATTCTAAGATAAGATCTTCtttatgacgtatgcagcctacaaatgcgacctccggaggatgcaacctttccgtttgagaaacggcctatGTCTATGCTAAAGACACCCCGGTTTAGAAGCCTCGCCCCTAGAGTTTACGACACGGAGAAACGTAACCCGGCCAAAAGGAGGAAGTAATCTCATGAAAGATAAATTGATTTTAACACCCGtttgtaattgcaaacaatggcatatgtatattaaataccAGTAAATATAAGGAAACATTTATAAACACTATAGATTATTTAGTTCTGCCTAATCCACAACAAACCCTTCAAATTTAACGGTATTACAGAACAACAATGAAAAAATGAGTAGCTATAAAATGttatagctattaaactatgaAGTAAAGCACAAATTAGGCTATAGTGGCATTCGTTATAAACAGAATACAACGTCaagctaaatttaatttattaaagtgAAACTAAACGGCATCGGGCTCACAAGCCTCTCTCATTCGACatccaaatgtttccatttttgcCATGTAACATTTGGTTGCTAAACTATTATCGTACTTCACTTGTGTTGCGATAACATCATCCTTCACATGcgcaataaatgtttgtttcgGCGCTGCACGCTGATTTTACAGTGGACCTTGTAAATTGTGCAGTGTAACTTTTATGTTTGGTTGACTGCATTTTAGTTTGATTAATGGCTGAAATGAAAGTGGCCTATACTTAAAgcactgttgttgttgttgggttttttttttcagatattcAGCATAAAAGAACTGTCTAAAATAGATATAATTGGGAAAATATCTAAACAAATGATAATACAAACACAACCATAACAAAAAGtggaaaaataatgctttttaatgttttttttcttttaggccAAGAGCAGACAAAAATAGTTGTtgaataaatttgtttattgattccacatttattttgttgttgttgttgttgttgattttgaGGTAACCACACCTTTCACACTTTAATAAGAGGTCATCACCTGAAAAAGAAGAGGCTTGTTTAAATATCTGAATATGTCTTAAATTTATGTCAACAGGATATGTGAAAAGATGGCATGTGTTCAGAAAAATACCAACAGGTTTATAAAGTATACTCACATTGTTGATCCAGGAGATGTAGCCGGACACACGGGTGAAGACGGAGGGCTTCTTGGGGTAGTTGCAGCCCATGCTGGAGCCAAAACTCACAATACCGTGAACATCCCAGGTGCCGTCACTTCTCTGGCAGTTCAGAGGGCCACCAGAATCACCCTGTACAAGTGAGGTAACATCATTAGTGTGCATTTTCACACATACTGGTTATTAATAATggaatatcaaaatataaacacTTATAAGTAAAAAGCATGCATCAAACCCACATTGCAGCTGGACACGACTCCGTCTCCACCAGCGCACACCATGAGGTTGGTCACAAGGTTGCCCCACCAGTCAGACCTAGTGCAGGTATTGTAATCCACAACAGGGAGCAGAGCCTGCTGCATGATATCAGCAATGGGGCCATTGGCtgaggagagagaaagacaaaagGGACcactttaagaaaaaatattttttgcttgaaaatatgtaaatagcAGTGGAAAGGCACCTACTCCAGAGGCGTCCCCAGCCAGTGACGTAACAGGAGAAGTTGTGAGGCAGAATATTTCCGGAATTAGGCAGGCAAGCAGGTGAAATCTTGTCAGTGAAAGTCACTGGACTCGACAACTTGATCAGGGCAATGTCATTGCtggaaaatacacaaatatatcaaaaacaCACTCTCAGATTAGACTTTTTGTTCCTCTACATTGAAATGAGATGAGAACCAACCGGATATTGTAGGAATCCCAGTTCTCATGCACTATAATCCTGGAAGGAGAGAT is a window encoding:
- the ela2 gene encoding elastase 2 — protein: MTGVCLKPLQSGIMKFVILALFIAGAYGCGRPTNKPIASRVVGGTDVRPNSWPWQVSLQYQSGSSFYHTCGGTLIDKQWVLTAAHCIGSRTYRVYLGKHNLELSSESGSLAISPSRIIVHENWDSYNIRNDIALIKLSSPVTFTDKISPACLPNSGNILPHNFSCYVTGWGRLWTNGPIADIMQQALLPVVDYNTCTRSDWWGNLVTNLMVCAGGDGVVSSCNGDSGGPLNCQRSDGTWDVHGIVSFGSSMGCNYPKKPSVFTRVSGYISWINNVMTSY